The nucleotide window AGGCGAGTAGAACAGAGACCGTGCATAAAGTAGAGAATCCCGCCCATGCACAGAAGGAGAAATGCACAAGGCGAGTAGAACAGAGACCGTGCATAAAGTAGAGAATCCCGCCCATGCACAGAAGGAGAAATGCACAAGGCGAGTAGAACAGAGACCGTGCATAAAGTAGAGAATCCCGCCCATGCACAGAAGGAGAAATGCACAAGGCGAGTAGAACAGAGACCGTGCATAAAGTAGAGAATCCCGCCCATGCACAGAAGGAGAAATGCACAAGGCGAGTAGAACAGAGACCGTGCATAAAGTAGAGATTCCCGCCCATGCAAACACCTTTTGCTGGCTGGAAGAACGGTCCAGAAAAGTCTCATCTGCAGCCTCTTCCTTTTTTAAAATAGTTTATTAAAATTGCTAGAGTAGAATGACTTCTTGTTTTAGGAATGTGTGGGTGATACATTTAGTAGAACCCATTAATGTATGCTGCattcacacaggcagcccaattctgatcttttgcccatTATTGGCAAAATATCTGATCTTAATGGTCTGAAAAACAAAGTGGCAGATCGGATTTCAGCTGCCTGTGTAAACCCAGCCGTAGACTCCCCAAAGCTGAATCAGTTATTGTTTCTTTGCAGGTAATGTATTATGTTTATAATGTGCTTTTAGAAAACAAAAACTGCAACATGAAATTAATCTCTTTGTCATGTGTTTTGTCAGACTCCTATAGGGGTATAATCCAAACCACGATTCattagttagccagctaactttgataaaCAACCAGACGTAACTATTGATTTTCCGGTTCGTAAAAGCGAAACCTAGATGGGTTTTTGGTTGTTGAGTCAATTACACCATGCCCATCTTTCAAAAAAAAATGTAAGCAAGATAGCTAGCCAACTCATTGAGCATGCTTTTTGTAGTAAGTACTAGCATACTCCTCAGGTCAGCATTGATGGTGCTTTTTGTAGTACTAGCATACTCCTCAGGTCAGCATTGATGGTGCTTTTTGTAGTACTAGCATACTCCTCAGGTCAGCATTGATGGTGCTTTTGTAGTACTAGCATACTCCTCAGGTCAGCATTGATGGTGCTTTTTGTAGTACTAGCATACTCCTCAGGTCAGCATTGATGGTGCTTTTTGTAGTACTAGCATACTCCTCAGGTCAGCATTGAAACCAACTAGACAGTTGCAATAAAAAGTGCAGAATTTATTCAAGTGATTCGTCCCTAAACAGGTGACTGTTGTTTGTTGTCGCTGTCAAATGTGCCTTTACAATACTGGCCACCTGGTACTTGTCTATGAATACATTAGCAGAAATGATATTACAGGCCTGTTCATATTGTACATGTGGGATAGAGGAGGTCTAGATATAATAGAAAGTCAGTGGCTTGACAGTTGGCACTGGGGGGATAAGAGTCAACACGGATGTGAAACTTTCTGAACATCGCAGATAGAAATAGAATTACTTGAGCAGACACGATTTTCTAGTATGAAGTCAACCGAAGTTCCtccttgataaaaaaaaaagaaggttaTTCTATTATTGTTCTTGTCTACATGAGACATCGTAATTGGTTCTAAACATTACACTTCTATCTGAACATCCTGTAAATCCtcctgagaaaaaaaaaaaagctatgtTGTTTATCTAACCATAACGTGAGTCTCTCGTAGAAACACTTTGTTCCACAGAGATCCGTCTCATGCCTGAAGGTTGTGTCTTAATATTCTAAAGTGGCTTCCTTCCTTGTCTCTTTCCCACCTTGACTACTGTCCATAGACTTTAAAAGCTACTGACAGGTGAAACCACTTGGTCTCGATCATTCACCTGTTGAGACCTTTCTGACCAGTGGTCATGCAGGAAGGAGATTAGGAAAGGAGTCTGTTTTAGACTTTTGGGACATGACCCTTGCAGGGTTTCAGGTAAAGAGGTCTGCATAGTCCACACCACTAGGCCTCTGGCCACATGGCTGGAGCAGCTGCTCCCCTCCTGACATGGTGATTGGCTCCCCCTGGTGACAGAAGAAAATGCAAAGCGTCATTATTCTGCTCCACTTCAACAGTTCACGTGAATACAAAACAAGGTACATTACAGTCTCAATattgaggaagagaagaggtgataTTCAACATACCACCCACAGAAATCCTGTATTATTTCAActttagtcatttagcacacgcctatccagagcgacttctAAGTGCATTCAACTACAGTAGGCAAAACCACCAAATATCACAACCATTGCCAGTAAAACCCTCAAAGCTACCCTAAACAACCCCCAAACAcaacattttgttttttaaagCACAAAATACGGGCTCTAGATGTGCCACTACCTCATGGAACTCCACAAGCTCTGCCAACGAGGTGAATCTGATCTGGTGTCCCAGCAGCATGTAGCAGCCCTCTGTCGCGTCAACGAGGAAGTGTTTAAACTCCTCTTTGCATCGATAAGACAGGACGTATCCCAGAATCCTTTCGCTGACCCTCACCAGAAAGTGCCCGGGTTCCCCCTCGCTCAGTAAGTCCTCGGCTTCCTGCCGCGAAATGATGCCTTGGTGGTAAAAGTAACGGTGGGTCAGTTATTAAGTATTGCCAAGTCAGAATGACACCCTGATGTGACATATTAAGGATGGACCACATACATGTACGTGTTTTACTCTCCAGAAAACTACCTGTAGCCCTGAGATACTTGTGGAGATCTGACAGGATTTAATAGGTTTAAGCAATATAACAATAGCTCCACTTGGCCTTCTGATAGGCCAAATTCTAATTCCTCCATATTGCAACCCAGTCAGAGCTACACAAGTGCATCTAGGGAGTAGGGAAAAGGAGGTGTTTCTGGACAGGGCCGTTGCTTCCGTTCAACATGAGAAACCtgtctggggtgtattcattagtcgcATACCGCAAcgaaaacaagagtttctattggacacatTGAGGTCGGTCCCTCCCTGTTTCGTTccatttggttcctagtgaatacacctcTGATCATGCCAGTCCTTTCAGATACATATTAAATATAGCAGAAGTCCCAAGGCAAGAGAGTTACTGATAAACCCGCTGTATAGCAGCAGAATTTGCATAGGTGCCCAGCACCTACTATGTCAGGGGTAGCTAGGCAACTCTGGTCCTGGAGCGCCCAGCATGTACTTCACGTTTTTGGAAGACCAAGTGTGTTGAATCTAGGCCATGACTAAACAATTAGTTGGTCAGGTCTGGTGCCTAGTTGGAATACTGCAGTACCTGCGGCACTCCAGGAATAGGGTTACCTACCCCTGCACTGTGTGGTTCAGTAAATTGATCAAACTTGGGTGTTCTGTGGTATAATTAAGATATTACAAACAGTAGGGGGCATCAGACCTAATTCTAACCAACTGTGCTGCGTGGCATGGAGACTGATGTGGTCtcttcacacacatacagtaaatgaCTTCCGGTCAAATGTAAACGAATTAAGATTGATTTGCGGCTATTTGCATATGTTGTTCATTCTAGATGGAATCCTCTTGTTAAGTTTAGAAACATTTCCAGTTCAACTTGGCCCCTTACCATGGAACCAAGACGCTATGCGACTCTGGTCCTTCTGGAAACCCGCTCGGTAAGGCAGCTGTTCCTCCTGGAACCATCTAATAATGTGCTCCCTGCTGGAGGTGGACAGTGTGCGTCGCACCCCGTGCTTCCTGTCAGGCAGcgaaacagagagaaaaagtgggtcaggcagtcagccagccagtgaaaGGCATTCATGTGTTTAAGCTCTAAGGCTCAGTGTTTTTCTGCATGGCTTTGTCTGAAAGGGGAATCCCTAGACATCAGCTTTCAGTGAATGAGACAAACCATCACAAGCACAAGGATTGACATGTACTTACAGGATGACTACTGCAAAAAAACATTACCATATCAGGCTGGTGGAAAGATTGGTTCACTAATACCAGTGTGAATATAGAGTGGATTTAACCATCTATTCAATAATATAACTATTATTGAATAGTTATATTATTGACCTTCAGACCTGCAAAGTCCTAAGTGGTAGTCACTAAGGGAAGGGATTAGGGTTTTGGGCTGTGCCACAGCAGATGACTGGATACCATTGAGTTTCAGTGGGGTCGAGCCTAGTCCAGGGTCTATTCAGTAATGTCAAACATCCTTAACGGTGCAGATATAAATGTAATTAATAGAGCCAACATAACTGCAGAATGATTCCCTACTCCACATAACCAACAATAGTATTTATATCGGAATGTTCTAGAATGTTGGACCCTAGACCTCCTGAacagcagggttggggtcaactcCGGAAATAAACGGACATTCCGATTCCAACAAATGCACACATTTCCCCGAGAAGTATTGATGAACATTTTAATTTCAGTTTCCATCCTGAATTTAAAAggaattgaccccaactctgCCGAACAGGCCTTGTATTACTGTGAAGGCACAGGTCAGCTCACGGGTTAAGGGTGTCGCTGGTCACAGTAAGGTTCCTGGGTTTGGGTTTGGGCGGGAGGGCAGGTCTGTCCCCGCCGAAGGCCTTGGTGACGGCAGCCACACGGCCTCGCTCCAGAGCCTTGACCGATTGCCGCCGGTGGTCATCACGGGTCTGCTTGGCAATGGACCGGCGCCGCAGGTCAGCCGCTTTGGACTTCCGCACTGTGGAAAACATAGAAGAATACAAAACACATACATGtaaactctctcacacacacacataaaatccTACATTCATGGTTCTTCATATATATATGACGTTTGTTTTTGTTAAAATTAAGTGagataaataaaaaaagagaACGTTAGATCTGCATAAACCCATCTGAACATGccataaggttctatctgcaatcCAATCACAAGCCTGAACGAATAAAGATGAACCAATCAGAACACATCTTTGCCATCTCCCTCCAAGTATGGTCTAGGCTTAGAGGGAGATGGCAAAGACCTTACTATGACCAGCGACACCCTTAACCCATGAGCTGGCCTGTGCCTTCACAGTAATACAGGACCTGTTCAGCCAACAATAATGGCACgcaagcaacaacaacaaaaaatggtcAGAAATGGTAAAGTAAATGATGTTGCCACATCGTTGTTCAGTGATGACAGTCATTTGTATGATAATCATAATGCATTTCATAACGTATTTGATGTGTTCTGACTATCTTAGTGTTATTCTAATCACTGACCACGTTTACATTCACACCAATATCCCGTTATTATTCAGGATACTCACGTATACAGTTTTTTAATTGATGCATATAAATAAAAACATCATATCCTGTTTACAATAACCCGAAAAGGCTTGTATCCCGGTTATGAGAAACCCGGATAAGATGCCTGGGATATGCTGATGTAAGACGGAATACTGTGGCATGTCAACATCTTATATCCCGTTTACTGTTGCGTTTTTTTTGTGGTCTGTTCATGCTCAGTTTCACAAATCACTTCATAAAAGCAGGCTACCTGCACAGTTCCATCCAGCATAATAATTTAGCCTACTATAATTAATTTACTACTGGCGACTTTCACCTCTAATTTAGGCAAGTTCCTGcttataatttcctacatttggtaggccatattataatttctgaCATAGTAAGaaacatgcagcttctcttctagaatataattatttatttttacccctttttcgtgttatccaattggtagttgcaGTCTTGTCCCATAGCTGCGTCTCaggtacggactcgggagaggcgaccGTGCACTGcgccctaacccggacgatgctgggccaattgtgcgccgccccatgggtcacctggtcgcggccggctgcgacagagcctggacgcgaacccagaatctctagtggcacagagAGGActcgatgcagtgccttagagcactgtgccactcgggaggcctgccCCAGAAGACTAAATAAAGTAGTGCTCTTCAGAATAATGTCTTACATTGATAAAATGAATGTATTAATAATCTAGTTAACAGTGGTAAAGTTGTCTGTTTcgtttagggaccggggagaaaaCCCAATAACTCCAAAACAGTGGTAAGATTGTCACTGTGCAAAATGTCATCAGTTTGACCGATTTTTAAATGAACAGCTGAGAAAACGATGTAACATGTTTCTCATAAGACTTCAGTTTGTCTTGGGGCATATTTTACATGGTTGAAATACTGTCTGCTTGCATAAGTGTCAAAAGATAACATTACATGCACATTCACAGAGATGCTGAAAtcacatttcactgtaagaaATGCATAACctaattctgcaggagttaatattagATTACTCTACATGTGAGAGGTTATTGGCCTACGGTCAGTGTCCTTATTTCAGTTACTATTCCATTTATCCCTTATACTTAAATGAGGAATATTCTGTTTATTCATGGATACTATTGAGCGGGCGACAGAGATAGATGGATCTATCCATCTCTATAGGTGCGTGTAAAACAGCTTATCCCAAATAAGGCCTTAAGCAGGATATGAGCTCTTAACCGGAATACTATGCACATGTAAACGTGGtcatttacattttaaaaacGTTGTCTAATTCCTTAGTGTCAGAACCTTCTTGTTGAACCCAGATTGACATTTCAGAGCAATAAGGTTCTATCTACcactggacacacctactcattccagggtttttctttatttttactattttctacattgtagaatattagtgaagacatcaaaactatgaaataacacatatggaatcatgtagtatccaaataacttaaacaaatcaaaaatatattttatatttgagattcttcaaagtagccaccctttgtagccagccttgataacagctttgcactctcttggcattctctcaaccagcttcatgaggtagacacctggaatgcatttcaattaacaggtgtgccttcttaatagttaatttgtggaatttctttccttcttaagccgtttaagccaatcagttgtgttgtgacaaggtaggggtggtaaacagaagatggtattttaccaaagttcaagtaacagctaacaactgttcagaggagactccgtgagtcaggccttcatggttgaattgctgcaaataaactacaactaaaggacacaaataagaagaagaggctttcttgggccaagaaacacgagcaattggcattagacaggtggaaatctgtcctttcgtCCTTtcctttgagatttttggttccaaccgccgtgtctttgtgagacgcagagcttCTACTCAATATCTCAGAACAGATATAACCTTAGTCCCAAGGTTACGATTTGTCTGGTTACCCTACTGAATGTAAACAAACCGTTTCACAAGGCCAAGAAACAgtcatctgtgtaatgatcaacTGGTGTGCCCTATATAGCTCTATCCAGAGGCTCAAGGGGGTTTCCTGCCTTCCATACATTTTATTTCAACCCATTTATGATTGGTGCTAAAGTGTTAAGTGTGAAATCAGCAGAAAGGGTTTTCACATTCAGAGAGGCAACAGTGGAAGACTGGTGTACATTTCAGACTAAGCACAAGACAAACATATGTCCACACTTTGGCAGAAAAtgaatttttaaaaaacattcaaAGCAGCTTGATTATTTATATTGTTAATCAGTGCAACTGAAGGTCAGCTCTAATCTTTGTCAAACAAGATGGTTAAATATTAACTTGTGTGTTGGAACTATATTCATTATACTTGGGAGTTTGCCATGGAGGAAATAATCATCATATTGTATATGATGTATTAATGTTAAATTGGACAAACGTACAATACTTAAAATCCTATTTATACAATCTAGATGTTCAGGTCGGTGGTAAACTATAGGACTGCACGGATCCCCCAGACATGTCTTCTCCTTCACGAAATCAAAACCTTTTCCAATGAGGTCAACATATTTTTGCAGCCATTCTGAGATCATGTTGAGTGTTCTAAAATTAGCGCCAACAAAGAATGGCAAGTAACACACATCACCCCAAGCCATGCTAAGGATCTGGCTGAGGACCGAGGTTTCCAAGGATATCAGGAATCACATTCTGGGCTTGTCcaatagatgggttagctgacaacgtcaCGAAAGCGATGCTTCAAAGCAGGCAGAAGTCTGTCACTTGTTATTCTGGATGGACAGATATtactaccaacaatgacaagaaactaccatgtggggaatcgtaggtgACTCGTTTCAGCTAGTTTCTTCTTCTTGATACCATGGCCTGTTTTGAGGcgttttgactgatttcatgtcaatgctaatatggctaGAATtccctagctagctaaccaaccaacaactgtaacgatgtaattgagagacaacaagtgctcattgtgcaaatggaTGTTTTCAATCAACATattggagactaaatatagtttacatgttttcaacaatctaagccaaccctgtccattttgccccatagttgcacCCGTGAAGGTTTTGTTGCTGCACAACCAACCAGTCTATAAGAAAAACCGGTTTTAATGGCAATCTTCTGAGATGTGAAGCTCGACTGCAAAAATGATGacctagaatgtgtgtgtgtgtgtgtgtttgtttacatgAATCTTGCCAGTGTtggtcatctctctcctctctgatctcccTCAAGTCCATGTAGATCTCCTGCTTTCTCTTCTGCTCCACTCTTCGCACCTCttcctcagccctcctcctctcctccgcctcTCTTTtctgagagaaagagggggaaggagagaatgaaATGTCACCAGTGAACAGTAGTGGCTAAACAAATAGTAAGACTGTGGTATtgaaccagggtcatgttcattagagcaCACCTGGCAAAAAGTTAAAACATTTTGTTCCTCCTCCAGAGTTTTACCTGCAGTAAATCAAGTCCATTTCAAAcactgtgtaaagacagttatGCTATGAGCTCAAACAAATGTATTTAATCATCGTTTTGAACTGGCCTATATGGGGAACTGACTGTTTAGGAAGGACATTGTTCTAAAAGTTGGTCAAATGAACGATAACTGGAAAGCGATTATATGGGTTGTTTAGTTAACGTGTTATTGTCTTGAGGATGTGGGCAAACAATACCATTGATGAAACATTGAGTTGTTCCTGTAAGTTGACAAAATGAGCTTTCAACACCTATTGTGAGGCTAATTGTTTTATATCAATGCATCATCAACTTCCTTGTTTACATAACTTAAACACTCATACTGTGACAATATTATAGAATGACATTATTTTAATCAATGGGCTAATACTTAACCATACAACCTGTCGAACTGTACTTATGATCAAAACCCTTGATGCAATGACTGTAAAAACCTTAGAATAATTGTTCAACTGTCTTAAGATTTAAGGCAAGCGGCCCCGGAGAACTAG belongs to Oncorhynchus keta strain PuntledgeMale-10-30-2019 chromosome 9, Oket_V2, whole genome shotgun sequence and includes:
- the sh2d4a gene encoding SH2 domain-containing protein 4A isoform X2; protein product: MLQQILTDMFISPELLAELSEEQKQVLFIKMREEQVRRWKDREARLEKEDATLTKPKKASVKSVQWLAGMDSDVWVWVMGDHPADQSYEQICDDIIAQRAACQAQREAEELRVKKEAELVKRFSSVLMDSELQLWKEEVERQEVERQEVERQEVERQEVERQEVERRAAAQEQSQQEKREAEERRRAEEEVRRVEQKRKQEIYMDLREIREERDDQHWQDSLRKSKAADLRRRSIAKQTRDDHRRQSVKALERGRVAAVTKAFGGDRPALPPKPKPRNLTVTSDTLNPKHGVRRTLSTSSREHIIRWFQEEQLPYRAGFQKDQSRIASWFHGIISRQEAEDLLSEGEPGHFLVRVSERILGYVLSYRCKEEFKHFLVDATEGCYMLLGHQIRFTSLAELVEFHEGEPITMSGGEQLLQPCGQRPSGVDYADLFT
- the sh2d4a gene encoding SH2 domain-containing protein 4A isoform X1 produces the protein MLQQILTDMFISPELLAELSEEQKQVLFIKMREEQVRRWKDREARLEKEDATLTKPKKASVKSVQWLAGMDSDVWVWVMGDHPADQSYEQICDDIIAQRAACQAQREAEELRVKKEAELVKRFSSVLMDSELQLWKEEVERQEVERQEVERQEVERQEVERQEVERRAAAQEQSQQEVEIKKREAEERRRAEEEVRRVEQKRKQEIYMDLREIREERDDQHWQDSLRKSKAADLRRRSIAKQTRDDHRRQSVKALERGRVAAVTKAFGGDRPALPPKPKPRNLTVTSDTLNPKHGVRRTLSTSSREHIIRWFQEEQLPYRAGFQKDQSRIASWFHGIISRQEAEDLLSEGEPGHFLVRVSERILGYVLSYRCKEEFKHFLVDATEGCYMLLGHQIRFTSLAELVEFHEGEPITMSGGEQLLQPCGQRPSGVDYADLFT